Proteins encoded by one window of Collimonas fungivorans:
- a CDS encoding zinc-ribbon domain-containing protein, producing the protein MTDRGRQPQVKKRISSIVESGRRNGTLTPEKSASTARRRGTPPLTIEMMQALALERSGRCLSMHYVNLTTHLEWECAHGHRWYAMPAGVKKGSWCPKCVHDSMRGSLDKIQVIAASHGGRCLSSQYINSQTKLLFECKQGHRWQGLPTHIVRGHWCGLCSRDNTRNGLEKMRKMAAARGGECLSDTYVNIQSHLLWRCAYGHEWQATPAQIARNHWCPGCQHDKLRTGIDAMRALAAERDGRCLSETYTNSGTYLTWQCERGHIWQATPGTVRIQGSWCQQCHFDSMTKPKQPRKRKLKGPILL; encoded by the coding sequence ATGACAGATCGTGGTCGTCAACCGCAAGTAAAAAAACGAATTTCCAGTATCGTTGAGTCTGGCCGCAGAAATGGGACGCTGACTCCAGAAAAATCAGCATCAACAGCAAGGCGCAGAGGAACGCCGCCACTGACAATCGAAATGATGCAGGCTCTTGCCCTCGAGCGTAGCGGTCGCTGCCTTTCTATGCACTATGTCAACTTAACCACACATCTGGAATGGGAGTGCGCCCATGGCCATCGCTGGTACGCGATGCCTGCGGGGGTGAAGAAAGGTAGCTGGTGCCCTAAGTGTGTCCATGACAGCATGCGCGGTTCATTGGACAAGATACAGGTAATCGCTGCATCCCATGGCGGACGCTGCCTGTCCAGCCAATATATCAACTCCCAAACAAAGCTCTTATTTGAATGCAAGCAGGGACATCGCTGGCAAGGGCTGCCAACCCATATTGTGCGAGGGCATTGGTGCGGCTTGTGCAGCCGCGACAATACTCGGAACGGGCTGGAAAAGATGCGTAAGATGGCGGCCGCCCGTGGCGGCGAATGTCTATCCGACACTTATGTGAATATCCAATCCCATTTGCTCTGGCGTTGTGCATATGGCCATGAATGGCAGGCAACGCCTGCACAAATAGCGAGGAATCATTGGTGTCCGGGCTGCCAGCATGACAAGCTGCGAACGGGCATCGATGCGATGCGCGCTCTTGCCGCTGAGCGCGATGGTCGTTGTTTGTCGGAGACGTACACGAATTCCGGCACTTATTTAACTTGGCAATGCGAAAGAGGTCATATTTGGCAAGCCACGCCAGGGACTGTCAGAATTCAGGGATCTTGGTGTCAGCAGTGCCATTTCGATAGCATGACCAAACCGAAACAGCCGCGCAAACGCAAGTTGAAGGGACCGATTCTGCTGTGA
- a CDS encoding helix-turn-helix domain-containing protein: MPSPQDDKKEFSLRLKQALKRSPKKINTPTELEVEFNLRHKGDSISQQAAQKWMSGLARPTPDKIETLAEWLNVSARWLRYGFAEDRPAPIAERKHQPKKSVPAIQPTEDELKLLARLRSLGEHRRNLVIEILEQFSLEQEMWSDYSRDN, from the coding sequence ATGCCAAGCCCCCAAGACGATAAAAAAGAATTCTCCCTGCGACTGAAACAGGCTTTGAAACGCAGCCCGAAAAAAATCAACACACCAACTGAGCTGGAGGTGGAGTTCAACTTGCGTCACAAGGGGGATTCAATAAGCCAGCAGGCCGCCCAGAAGTGGATGAGTGGTTTAGCACGCCCGACGCCGGATAAGATCGAAACCCTTGCAGAATGGCTTAATGTTTCAGCAAGATGGTTGAGGTATGGTTTTGCTGAAGATAGACCGGCGCCGATTGCTGAGCGAAAGCACCAGCCAAAAAAGTCAGTACCAGCAATTCAGCCCACGGAGGATGAGCTCAAGCTACTGGCAAGGTTGCGTAGTCTCGGTGAGCATCGGCGTAATCTAGTGATCGAGATCCTAGAACAGTTCTCGCTTGAACAGGAAATGTGGAGTGACTATTCGAGGGACAATTGA
- a CDS encoding IS481 family transposase → MRSVPQNVIKHKVGLLNLAAELGNVSRACKVMGFSRDTFYRYQTAVETGGVDALIDANRRKPNLRNRVEEATEMAVAQFALEQPAFGQVRVSNELRKRGVFVSPSGVRSVWLRRDLESFKKRLSALERHVAETGEVLTEAQVVALEMKQEDDVAHGEIETAHPGYLGSQDTFYVGTIKGVGRIYQQTFVDTYSKWAAAKLYTTKTPITAADLLNDRVLPFLAEQEMGLIRVLTDRGTEYCGRPEAHDYQLYLALNDIEHTKTKVRHPQTNGICERFHKTILQEFYQVTFRRKIYRSIEELQSDLDDWLAYYNNDRTHQGKMCCGRTPIQTLIDGKEAWQDKITTLNN, encoded by the coding sequence ATGCGTAGTGTTCCTCAGAATGTCATCAAGCACAAGGTCGGCCTGCTCAATCTTGCTGCAGAACTCGGAAACGTGTCTCGTGCCTGCAAGGTGATGGGATTTTCCCGCGACACGTTTTATCGCTATCAAACGGCAGTAGAAACAGGCGGTGTGGATGCCCTGATTGATGCCAACCGTAGAAAGCCCAATCTCAGAAATCGCGTTGAAGAAGCCACTGAAATGGCTGTAGCTCAATTCGCCCTGGAGCAGCCGGCGTTCGGCCAAGTCCGTGTATCGAACGAACTGCGTAAGCGTGGTGTTTTTGTTTCCCCATCCGGTGTGCGGTCCGTCTGGTTACGGCGCGACTTGGAATCGTTCAAGAAGCGTCTTTCAGCGCTGGAGCGGCACGTTGCTGAAACTGGCGAGGTTCTGACCGAAGCGCAGGTCGTCGCGCTGGAGATGAAGCAGGAAGACGACGTGGCGCACGGAGAGATCGAGACGGCCCATCCTGGCTATCTTGGCAGCCAGGACACCTTCTATGTCGGCACCATCAAGGGCGTAGGCCGAATCTATCAGCAGACCTTCGTCGACACATACTCGAAGTGGGCAGCGGCCAAGCTCTATACAACGAAGACGCCAATCACCGCAGCCGATCTATTGAATGACCGAGTGTTGCCGTTCCTGGCAGAACAGGAAATGGGCTTGATCCGCGTGCTGACCGACCGTGGTACCGAATATTGTGGCAGGCCGGAAGCCCACGACTACCAGCTTTACCTGGCCCTCAATGACATTGAGCACACCAAGACGAAGGTTCGGCATCCGCAGACCAATGGAATCTGCGAGCGCTTTCATAAAACCATTCTGCAGGAGTTTTATCAGGTCACATTCCGGCGCAAGATCTATCGCTCGATTGAAGAGCTGCAAAGCGATCTCGACGACTGGCTGGCTTATTACAACAATGACCGCACACACCAAGGGAAGATGTGCTGCGGTCGGACACCCATACAAACACTAATTGACGGAAAGGAGGCCTGGCAAGATAAAATCACGACACTGAACAACTGA